In one Cottoperca gobio chromosome 12, fCotGob3.1, whole genome shotgun sequence genomic region, the following are encoded:
- the ccdc74b gene encoding coiled-coil domain-containing protein 74B isoform X2 has protein sequence MHLPQWTRVGRLGKPCSPRRLPANKLQPLPVAPPADRRVWRAAEVTCHSDMDPRVASVQRNIQFLQQQHKETLEKLHAEIEYLRRENKELQYKMIMEPPKSSRKGVTHSRRGIRPPTQGSEARTGLYLEEPLQDTRPSQDQALSNEEGSNILGCARQDHNPDAKGGLITSLQPLRIHSNPSHPPRAPTLQECEVIIRQLYNANSLQSQEIIRVKTLLRDIVLSKKITPENYILTKAYLVDGTSKSSEEKKFPKLGLQTFPEKTSGPPQSRVVLPALKQSLSSTIAERQRRTRAVQRDRFKRTVQ, from the exons ATG CATTTGCCACAATGGACCCGAGTTGGGCGCCTCGGGAAGCCTTGCTCTCCACGGCGTTTACCGGCAAACAAACTGCAGCCGCTGCCTGTCGCCCCACCAGCGGACAGAAGAGTGTGGAGAGCAGCAGAGGTGACCTGTCACAGCGACATGGACCCCCGCGTCGCGTCAGTGCAGAGGAATATCCAGTTCCTTCAGCAACAACACAAGGAGACTCTTGAGAAGCTCCATGCAGAGATAGAGTATCTCAGACGGGAGAATAAAG AGTTGCAGTATAAGATGATAATGGAGCCTCCCAAGTCAAGTAGAAAAG GAGTGACACACAGTCGTCGAGGCATTAGACCACCCACTCAGGGAAGTGAAGCCCGTACGGGACTCTACCTGGAGGAGCCGCTGCAGGACACTCGACCCTCACAGGACCAAGCACTAAG CAATGAAGAGGGCAGCAACATTCTGGGATGTGCCAGGCAGGACCATAACCCAGATGCGAAGGGGGGCCTCATCACCTCATTACAGCCTCTACGAATTCACAGCAACCCCTCCCATCCACCGCGCGCTCCCACACTACAGGAGTGTGAGGTCATCATTCGGCAGCTGTACAATGCTAACAGTTTACAGTCTCAGGAA ATCATACGTGTGAAGACATTGCTGAGAGATATTGTTTTGAGCAAGAAGATCACCCCAGAAAACTACATTCTGACCAAGGCCTACCTTGTTGATGGTACCAG CAAATCTTCCGAAGAAAAGAAATTCCCAAAACTTGGTCTTCAAACATTTCCTGAAAAAAC GTCTGGACCCCCTCAGTCTCGGGTGGTCCTGCCAGCCCTCAAACAGAGCCTCAGCTCCACCattgcagagagacagaggaggaccCGTGCTGTGCAGAGGGACCGTTTCAAAAGGACGGTGCAGTGA
- the ccdc74b gene encoding coiled-coil domain-containing protein 74B isoform X1: MSSHNLPPVQHLPQWTRVGRLGKPCSPRRLPANKLQPLPVAPPADRRVWRAAEVTCHSDMDPRVASVQRNIQFLQQQHKETLEKLHAEIEYLRRENKELQYKMIMEPPKSSRKGVTHSRRGIRPPTQGSEARTGLYLEEPLQDTRPSQDQALSNEEGSNILGCARQDHNPDAKGGLITSLQPLRIHSNPSHPPRAPTLQECEVIIRQLYNANSLQSQEIIRVKTLLRDIVLSKKITPENYILTKAYLVDGTSKSSEEKKFPKLGLQTFPEKTSGPPQSRVVLPALKQSLSSTIAERQRRTRAVQRDRFKRTVQ; the protein is encoded by the exons ATGTCAAGTCATAACCTTCCACCGGTGCAGCATTTGCCACAATGGACCCGAGTTGGGCGCCTCGGGAAGCCTTGCTCTCCACGGCGTTTACCGGCAAACAAACTGCAGCCGCTGCCTGTCGCCCCACCAGCGGACAGAAGAGTGTGGAGAGCAGCAGAGGTGACCTGTCACAGCGACATGGACCCCCGCGTCGCGTCAGTGCAGAGGAATATCCAGTTCCTTCAGCAACAACACAAGGAGACTCTTGAGAAGCTCCATGCAGAGATAGAGTATCTCAGACGGGAGAATAAAG AGTTGCAGTATAAGATGATAATGGAGCCTCCCAAGTCAAGTAGAAAAG GAGTGACACACAGTCGTCGAGGCATTAGACCACCCACTCAGGGAAGTGAAGCCCGTACGGGACTCTACCTGGAGGAGCCGCTGCAGGACACTCGACCCTCACAGGACCAAGCACTAAG CAATGAAGAGGGCAGCAACATTCTGGGATGTGCCAGGCAGGACCATAACCCAGATGCGAAGGGGGGCCTCATCACCTCATTACAGCCTCTACGAATTCACAGCAACCCCTCCCATCCACCGCGCGCTCCCACACTACAGGAGTGTGAGGTCATCATTCGGCAGCTGTACAATGCTAACAGTTTACAGTCTCAGGAA ATCATACGTGTGAAGACATTGCTGAGAGATATTGTTTTGAGCAAGAAGATCACCCCAGAAAACTACATTCTGACCAAGGCCTACCTTGTTGATGGTACCAG CAAATCTTCCGAAGAAAAGAAATTCCCAAAACTTGGTCTTCAAACATTTCCTGAAAAAAC GTCTGGACCCCCTCAGTCTCGGGTGGTCCTGCCAGCCCTCAAACAGAGCCTCAGCTCCACCattgcagagagacagaggaggaccCGTGCTGTGCAGAGGGACCGTTTCAAAAGGACGGTGCAGTGA